One segment of Neodiprion fabricii isolate iyNeoFabr1 chromosome 1, iyNeoFabr1.1, whole genome shotgun sequence DNA contains the following:
- the LOC124174958 gene encoding protein FAM166C-like, with protein sequence MVMGNRNLSENQATFYPPSLNPAYMGAHPPIKVGGSSYEGGTVSYFQSYRNETLSRFSMPPYEWGLQSTPYSPRPDLVAAAKVRDYNRSLSVPRNNITTIDAGRMREIDDLYKGVQMHRQQYKDHTGSLHPLSFFKADEYPFQCSPTLVPTYFSKHPETYTEYKRPPVLPLTFERATKTPYMPEFAFPGIYSPGNCIAYKR encoded by the exons ATGGTGATGGGAAACCGAAATCTGTCCGAGAACCAGGCAACCTTTTATCCTCCTTCTTTAAATCCGGCATACATGGGCGCTCATCCGCCAATTAAAGTCGGAGGTTCATCCTACGAAGGGGGAACAGTCAGCTACTTCCAAAGTTACAGAAACGAGACTCTGTCCAGGTTTTCG ATGCCACCTTACGAATGGGGACTGCAAAGCACCCCTTACAGTCCAAGACCGGATTTAGTTGCTGCCGCGAAAGTACGTGACTACAACAGGTCCTTGTCGGTCCCACGAAATAACATCACAACGATTGATGCAGGACGCATGCGGGAAATCGATGACCTGTACAAG GGCGTGCAAATGCATCGTCAACAGTACAAGGACCATACAGGATCCCTCCACCCGTTGAGCTTCTTCAAAGCGGACGAGTATCCGTTCCAGTGTTCCCCGACATTGGTACCCACCTACTTTTCCAAGCATCCGGAAACCTACACGGAGTACAAGCGACCTCCCGTCCTTCCTCTGACCTTTGAGAGGGCGACCAAGACCCCGTACATGCCCGAATTCGCCTTCCCGGGAATTTATTCTCCCGGCAACTGTATCGCCTACAAACGCTAA
- the LOC124174960 gene encoding calcium and integrin-binding protein 1-like, with amino-acid sequence MGSSVSTKQITQEKLEEYCQLTFLTKAEIMHIYKLFKTLGPEELNEDFKHRFPVEHIVKIFPAIRHNPFRDSIMRVFSSEQDGHFSFEDTLDLCSALSENCPEEVRAAWAFRIFDFDGDNQLSLDDLIESIERLTGLNENSEPRIDRPSSEYIAQAVLQEMDMDHTGSIAPQEFVHIVSRMPEFTLTFRFMP; translated from the exons ATGGGGAGCTCAGTTAGTACAAAACAAATTACCCAGGAAAAGTTGGAGGAGTATTGCCAGCTGACTTTTTTAACGAAAGCCGAAATCATGCA catttacAAGCTCTTCAAAACTTTGGGACCGGAAGAATTGAATGAAGATTTTAAACACAGATTCCCTGTCGAACATATTGTCAAGATTTTTCCAGCGATACGG CATAATCCTTTCCGCGATTCAATCATGAGGGTCTTCTCTTCGGAACAAGACGGTCATTTTAGCTTCGAGGACACTCTCGACTTGTGTTCTGCACTTTCGGAAAACTGCCCTGAGGAGGTCCGAGCCGCTTGggcatttcgaattttcg ACTTCGACGGCGATAATCAGCTGTCGCTTGATGATTTGATCGAATCTATAGAGAGATTAACTGGTTTAAACGAGAACAGCGAGCCTCGAATTGATCGGCCAAGTTCCGAGTACATTGCCCAAGCG GTGCTTCAAGAGATGGACATGGACCATACCGGAAGTATTGCGCCTCAAGAGTTCGTACACATCGTTTCCAGGATGCCAGAATTCACGCTCACGTTCAGATTCATGCCTTAG